In Fibrobacter sp. UWB16, a single genomic region encodes these proteins:
- a CDS encoding M48 family metallopeptidase: protein MKYVGLQTQIWRNNRNTVILLFMFPVILLGMVFLVILGLDFFGAICDIVEGGCPADHASYTKYGTMHWPEIWHCFKVVIPYTLQIVGVWFIIAYCANTAIIRHATHAKPVERKDNLRVYNIVENLCIAGGIEMPQINIIQDSGMNAFASGIDIPSFTITLTTGLIEKLDDRELSAVVGHELTHIKNRDTRLMVVCIVFVGIFATIQTVSLKLMSAMIHTPRRSSRRDRNSGRADVYLILVLLLVFIWSSIGYVFTWFTRLAISRKREYVADAGGAELCGDPLALASALRKISNDPGLMSVQRNDIAQLYVIHPDEEFDNNMGLKGWVAKANILFCTHPDTPERIRLLEQF from the coding sequence ATGAAATACGTCGGTCTCCAGACTCAGATATGGCGGAATAACCGTAATACGGTAATTCTGCTTTTCATGTTCCCGGTAATATTATTGGGGATGGTTTTTCTGGTTATTCTGGGGCTTGATTTTTTCGGTGCTATTTGCGATATTGTCGAAGGCGGTTGCCCTGCGGACCATGCTTCATATACAAAGTATGGAACAATGCACTGGCCCGAAATATGGCATTGCTTCAAAGTCGTGATTCCGTACACCTTGCAGATTGTAGGTGTATGGTTCATTATCGCCTATTGCGCCAATACCGCCATTATCCGGCATGCGACTCATGCAAAACCTGTTGAACGCAAGGATAACTTGCGTGTCTACAACATTGTCGAAAATCTCTGCATTGCAGGCGGCATCGAAATGCCGCAAATCAATATTATCCAGGATTCGGGAATGAACGCCTTTGCAAGCGGTATCGATATTCCTTCGTTTACCATTACGCTTACGACGGGTCTTATCGAAAAGCTGGATGATAGGGAACTTTCGGCAGTCGTGGGTCACGAGCTTACGCATATCAAGAATCGCGATACGCGCCTTATGGTCGTGTGCATTGTGTTCGTTGGAATTTTTGCGACGATTCAGACGGTGTCGCTCAAGTTGATGAGCGCCATGATCCATACTCCGCGTCGTTCGTCCAGGCGTGACCGCAATAGTGGACGAGCTGATGTGTATCTAATCCTTGTTCTCTTGCTTGTGTTTATTTGGAGTTCTATCGGCTATGTCTTCACTTGGTTCACTCGCCTTGCAATTTCGCGTAAGCGCGAGTACGTCGCTGACGCCGGCGGGGCGGAACTTTGTGGAGATCCCTTGGCACTCGCTTCTGCACTGCGGAAAATTTCCAATGATCCAGGGCTCATGTCGGTACAGCGTAACGATATTGCGCAGCTTTACGTGATCCATCCGGATGAGGAATTCGATAACAATATGGGATTAAAGGGGTGGGTCGCAAAGGCGAATATCTTGTTCTGCACGCACCCGGACACGCCCGAACGCATTCGGCTGCTTGAACAATTCTAA
- a CDS encoding M48 family metalloprotease — MLLYILLCLEIVLRAVIEVRERRLTQLRGGVFAVLRLIPLVNDIAPLPENRKEPQKSLFVEKHEEGHRILHHSILRNLMKVAFLMVAVWFLAAMVTRWNASFFESILWLHLVAIPFRYFFNWYCWTQEFEADAYAFKELGKQKAKAAMQELAECEIPYSKLFASIYREHPTVALRSQRILKKVIGKR; from the coding sequence ATGTTGTTATATATTTTACTTTGTCTAGAAATTGTACTCCGCGCTGTAATTGAAGTTCGTGAACGCAGGTTGACGCAATTGCGTGGTGGTGTTTTTGCTGTGTTGCGATTGATTCCGCTAGTGAACGACATTGCACCGCTTCCGGAAAATCGCAAGGAACCTCAGAAGAGCCTGTTCGTGGAAAAGCACGAAGAAGGCCATCGCATTTTGCACCATTCGATTTTGCGGAACTTGATGAAGGTGGCGTTCCTGATGGTTGCCGTGTGGTTCTTGGCTGCGATGGTCACTCGTTGGAATGCAAGTTTCTTCGAATCGATTCTGTGGCTGCACCTGGTGGCAATTCCGTTCCGCTACTTTTTCAATTGGTACTGCTGGACTCAGGAATTCGAAGCGGATGCGTATGCGTTTAAGGAATTGGGTAAGCAGAAAGCGAAAGCTGCCATGCAGGAACTTGCCGAATGCGAAATCCCGTACTCAAAGCTTTTTGCATCGATTTACAGGGAACACCCGACCGTCGCACTACGCAGCCAGAGAATACTGAAGAAAGTGATTGGTAAACGGTAG
- a CDS encoding LemA family protein: MTVVIVVAVIFIVIAVFISMYNGLVKLRNNRENAFANIDVQLKQRYDLVPQLVSTVKGYATHEKQVLEEVTAARAAAINAKTIDEKVAADKSLSAALSGLRISLEAYPELKANQNFLQLQTELADIENKLAAARRFFNSSTREYNNACEVFPSNIIAGMFHFTRAAMYEATENRATLEKAPEVKF, from the coding sequence ATGACCGTAGTTATCGTTGTCGCAGTCATTTTTATTGTCATCGCCGTGTTCATTTCCATGTACAACGGGCTTGTAAAACTTCGCAACAATCGCGAAAACGCATTTGCGAATATCGATGTGCAGCTCAAGCAGCGCTATGATCTTGTACCACAGCTTGTCTCGACGGTCAAGGGCTATGCAACTCACGAAAAGCAGGTTCTTGAAGAAGTGACTGCCGCCCGTGCTGCTGCCATCAATGCCAAGACTATCGACGAGAAGGTTGCTGCTGACAAGTCGCTTTCTGCAGCCCTTTCGGGACTCCGTATTTCGCTGGAAGCTTATCCGGAACTCAAGGCGAACCAGAACTTCTTGCAGTTGCAGACGGAGCTTGCCGACATTGAGAACAAGCTTGCCGCTGCCCGCCGATTCTTCAACTCCTCGACGCGCGAATACAACAACGCTTGCGAAGTCTTCCCGAGCAACATCATTGCAGGCATGTTCCACTTTACACGTGCCGCCATGTACGAGGCAACTGAAAATAGGGCTACGCTCGAAAAGGCTCCTGAAGTGAAGTTTTAA
- a CDS encoding helix-turn-helix domain-containing protein — translation MRYDIDVIRKAEIELLAQMQGATSITKKKLALDSGISRQHLGLVAKGKRNLSVKSFCDLADAFGCTATELMYKLEALMLEQIKLQTPAAADKAKGINYINKNILEKSNPK, via the coding sequence ATGCGATATGACATTGATGTCATCCGAAAAGCTGAAATAGAACTTTTAGCACAGATGCAAGGGGCTACTTCAATCACGAAGAAAAAGCTCGCTCTCGATAGCGGGATTAGCCGTCAGCACCTCGGTCTCGTCGCAAAAGGCAAACGCAATCTTTCAGTCAAATCATTTTGCGACCTTGCCGATGCCTTCGGCTGTACAGCCACCGAACTGATGTACAAGCTCGAAGCTTTAATGTTGGAGCAAATCAAGCTCCAAACGCCTGCCGCCGCCGACAAGGCTAAGGGCATAAACTATATCAATAAAAACATTCTGGAAAAAAGTAATCCAAAATAA